The Thermodesulfovibrionales bacterium genome includes a region encoding these proteins:
- a CDS encoding cobyrinate a,c-diamide synthase, with amino-acid sequence MRYNKKVSNYPRIIIAGTRGGSGKTTVSLGLIAALASQRALKVIPFKKGPDYIDAGWMSLAAKNPCYNLDPFLFAKEKVLASFLSHSTGDIAVIEGNRGLYDGMDAEGSYSTAELAKLLKAPVILVIDCTKMTRTTAALVLGCLNLDKDVPIRGVVLNQVSGARHEGVIRSSIERYCSLPVLGAIPRLSSEEFPERHMGLTPYQEHPDTARAISFVEGIAEAYLDIDAILKIAGGAGALETIGAAGPVAKEKKKEVRIGIVRDSAFQFYYPDNFEELAALGADLVEISALNEGQLPDIDALYIGGGFPETHAIALAENVRFRDSLKTSVMDGLPVYAECGGLMYLGQGLLLGERTYPMAGIFPLVFSLEKKPQAHGYSIVEVVNKNPFYPEGTILKGHEFHYSKPVNSLKNPHGVAYAFRMKRGQGIEEKQDGICFRNVLATYTHLHALGAREWAEGMVRQAGAY; translated from the coding sequence ATGCGTTATAATAAGAAGGTGAGCAACTATCCAAGAATCATCATAGCAGGGACCAGGGGAGGTTCCGGAAAGACAACCGTTTCCCTCGGATTAATCGCCGCTCTAGCGTCACAACGGGCGCTCAAGGTGATACCGTTTAAGAAAGGCCCCGATTATATCGATGCCGGGTGGATGTCCCTTGCAGCAAAGAATCCCTGTTATAACCTCGACCCCTTTCTCTTCGCAAAGGAGAAGGTGCTGGCCTCCTTCCTCTCCCATTCCACCGGCGATATCGCGGTCATCGAAGGGAACCGCGGTCTCTATGACGGGATGGACGCAGAAGGTTCATACAGCACCGCGGAACTTGCAAAGTTGCTGAAGGCCCCGGTCATCCTGGTCATCGACTGCACGAAGATGACGCGGACAACGGCTGCTCTCGTCCTGGGGTGTCTGAACCTGGATAAGGATGTGCCGATCAGAGGAGTGGTCCTGAATCAGGTCTCCGGCGCGAGACATGAAGGGGTGATAAGGTCATCGATCGAGAGGTACTGTTCCCTGCCCGTGCTCGGCGCGATCCCGAGACTATCTTCAGAGGAATTTCCCGAGCGCCACATGGGGTTGACACCATACCAGGAGCATCCGGACACTGCTCGCGCCATCTCGTTTGTGGAGGGCATAGCTGAAGCGTACCTCGATATCGACGCGATTCTGAAGATAGCGGGGGGCGCGGGAGCGCTGGAAACGATCGGAGCAGCGGGACCCGTGGCAAAGGAGAAGAAAAAAGAAGTACGGATCGGCATCGTCAGGGATTCGGCATTCCAGTTCTATTATCCCGACAACTTCGAGGAGCTTGCCGCGCTCGGTGCGGACCTCGTCGAGATAAGTGCGCTGAATGAGGGGCAACTCCCTGACATCGATGCGCTCTACATCGGCGGCGGCTTTCCCGAGACCCATGCGATAGCGCTCGCGGAAAATGTCCGTTTCCGTGACTCTCTGAAGACCTCCGTCATGGATGGACTTCCCGTTTACGCGGAGTGCGGAGGACTCATGTACCTGGGTCAGGGGCTCCTCCTCGGGGAACGGACATATCCCATGGCGGGAATCTTTCCCCTGGTCTTTTCCCTAGAAAAGAAACCCCAGGCTCACGGTTACTCCATCGTGGAGGTTGTGAATAAGAACCCATTCTATCCTGAAGGCACCATCCTGAAAGGACATGAGTTTCACTATTCAAAACCCGTCAACTCCTTGAAAAACCCTCATGGAGTCGCCTATGCCTTTCGGATGAAACGGGGACAGGGCATAGAGGAGAAACAAGACGGCATCTGCTTTCGGAATGTCCTCGCCACCTACACGCATCTCCATGCCCTTGGTGCACGGGAGTGGGCTGAAGGCATGGTACGGCAGGCGGGGGCATACAG